A stretch of the Nitratifractor salsuginis DSM 16511 genome encodes the following:
- a CDS encoding IS256 family transposase, variant Zn-binding type: MCGSKATKKNGKRAGIQRYFCQSCRQSFSSRRRPSRLRKRLFTAYFYEHQTLKALSRTYHKDREWIQRQIHSYEPPKTSPHPRPVTLVIDATFFGKRGEGFGVLVAKDILSGQLVAYRFIQTETLNEYAMLRQSLLDQGFIIQAVTVDGRRGLFGLFADLPVQMCHFHQQAILTRYLTRRPTYQASRDLKRIASYLGQTTPCRFRYMLEAWLQRHKDFYEEKTPDDSPRGWHYTHDRLRSAYRSLERNLPYLFTYKTHPHLGIANTTNTLDGGLFSPMKALLKIHRGIGDSMKKKLITDFLEKAMK, encoded by the coding sequence ATCTGTGGTTCAAAAGCGACGAAAAAGAATGGTAAAAGAGCAGGAATTCAGCGCTATTTTTGCCAAAGTTGCCGGCAGAGCTTCTCTTCTCGTAGACGTCCCTCCCGCCTCAGAAAACGACTCTTTACTGCCTACTTCTATGAGCACCAAACCCTCAAAGCCTTATCCCGGACCTATCATAAGGATCGGGAGTGGATTCAACGTCAGATTCATAGCTATGAACCGCCAAAGACTTCACCACATCCCAGACCGGTCACTTTGGTTATCGATGCGACATTCTTCGGAAAACGGGGAGAGGGCTTTGGTGTTCTTGTAGCTAAAGATATCCTGAGTGGCCAACTGGTAGCGTATCGTTTCATTCAGACTGAGACGCTCAATGAATATGCGATGCTTCGGCAAAGCCTTCTGGATCAGGGCTTTATCATCCAGGCCGTCACCGTCGATGGCCGACGGGGATTGTTTGGGCTCTTTGCCGACCTTCCGGTTCAAATGTGCCATTTCCATCAACAAGCCATTCTCACTCGTTATCTGACGCGCAGACCTACCTATCAAGCCTCTAGGGATCTCAAGCGTATCGCTTCCTATCTTGGACAGACAACCCCCTGCCGTTTCCGCTATATGCTGGAAGCCTGGCTCCAACGGCACAAAGATTTCTATGAAGAGAAAACCCCTGACGATTCTCCACGTGGATGGCATTACACCCATGATCGACTCCGCTCGGCCTATCGAAGTCTTGAACGCAATCTTCCTTATCTCTTCACGTATAAAACCCATCCTCATCTTGGCATAGCCAATACAACCAATACTTTGGATGGTGGACTCTTCTCTCCTATGAAAGCTTTATTGAAAATCCATCGGGGTATTGGAGACTCTATGAAGAAGAAACTCATCACTGATTTCCTAGAAAAAGCAATGAAATAG
- a CDS encoding metal ABC transporter ATP-binding protein, whose product MKILKVEKVSFAYDREPVLKEVSLEVGEREFVAIIGPNGGGKSTLLKLIMGQFEPQSGQITVLGKSPKEAREEIGYVPQNTNVNLEFPIRVLDVVMMGNPKQHREAAGWWERLFPVRYNDIEKRCAYSTLEKVGMEAYMHRRIGDLSGGQRQRVMIARALCAHPRLLILDEPTSSIDVEGQQQIFSLLKELSKDLSILVVSHDLSVITDYADKVVYLNRTAYTHDLRNAPIHLKPPEGDHFCEVELMQMLSQKSCDCEQHGGKEKDS is encoded by the coding sequence ATGAAGATCCTCAAAGTCGAAAAGGTCAGTTTCGCCTACGACCGGGAACCGGTCCTGAAGGAGGTGAGCCTGGAAGTGGGAGAGCGGGAGTTCGTCGCCATCATCGGACCCAATGGCGGAGGAAAATCCACCCTGCTCAAGCTCATCATGGGACAGTTCGAACCCCAAAGCGGACAGATCACCGTCCTGGGGAAATCCCCCAAAGAGGCACGGGAAGAGATCGGCTACGTCCCCCAGAACACCAACGTCAATCTGGAGTTCCCCATCCGGGTCCTCGACGTGGTGATGATGGGCAATCCCAAACAACATCGGGAAGCGGCAGGCTGGTGGGAGCGGCTCTTCCCCGTCCGCTACAACGATATCGAGAAGCGTTGCGCCTACTCCACCCTGGAAAAGGTGGGCATGGAAGCCTATATGCATCGCCGTATCGGCGACCTCTCCGGGGGGCAGCGCCAGCGGGTTATGATCGCCCGGGCCCTCTGCGCCCACCCCCGACTGCTCATCCTCGACGAACCCACCTCCAGCATCGATGTCGAAGGGCAGCAGCAGATCTTCTCCCTGCTCAAAGAGCTGAGCAAAGACCTCAGCATTCTTGTCGTCAGCCACGATCTTTCGGTGATCACCGATTATGCCGACAAGGTGGTCTACCTCAACCGCACCGCCTACACCCACGATCTGCGCAACGCCCCCATCCATCTCAAACCACCCGAAGGAGATCACTTCTGCGAAGTGGAGCTGATGCAGATGCTTTCGCAGAAGAGCTGCGACTGTGAACAGCACGGGGGAAAGGAGAAGGATTCATGA
- the ileS gene encoding isoleucine--tRNA ligase — protein MDYKETLLLPKTDFPMRGNLPKNEPLRYTKWFEEGAYDRMKANREGRKMFTLHDGPPYANGEIHIGHALNKILKDIIVKHHYFQGEAVRYTPGWDCHGLPIEQKVEERIGKAKKDAMPVSEFRALCREHAAKYIEIQKEGFKSLGVIGDWENPYVTMDFAFEANIYRTLCDVAKKGLLVERNKPVYWSWAAESALADAEVEYKDKEDYSIYVAFELSDKAKEELDIHGKAAVVIWTTTPWTLPANTGIALAPEENYVLTDDGYIVAESRYDALIEEGVVSGHAVRRFSAKELENKLAINPLNGRPSQIILGEHVELDGGTGAVHTAPGHGEDDYFAGLKYGLEVLMPVDDQGRYDESIVGHQLLPEPEKFVGMHIFDANEKILELLGDALLKSSKFTHSYPHCWRTKKPVIYRATKQWFIAVDAKPEGSEETLRGLALKGIKETTFYPDWGRNRLRSMVEGRPDWCISRQRTWGVPIAFFRVKKTKEVILDEKVLNFIAAIFEREGCDAWYDRPIEELLYPGSGYKPEELEKVNDILDVWFDSGSTWNAVLKSRRYDAGEFPADMYLEGSDQHRGWFQSSLLLSSAINFHPPYRSILTHGFTVDENGEKMSKSRGNVVAPQKVTQQFGSEILRLWVALSDYQSDLKISDGILKQTAEQYRKIRNTFRFLLANVNDLKALRPVEELGELDRWILAEAGEVFAEVKGSFDAYEFSRGFSRLNNFLTNELSGIYMDISKDRLYCDAPDAPGRRGAQTAMAMIARSMLALIAPTLTYTADEVLEYAPAVIKGEWNDVFDMEYTPLPELSKPFDDGVLLAAREAFSEAVDWLKKEKVIKATLELAIAGPVEQLPLQNPKDLEDWFVVSAVAPELETEELGSFSVDDLRFTIHRAPAQKCPRCWRYSSTGEEKLCERCAEVMDA, from the coding sequence ATGGATTACAAAGAGACTTTGCTGCTTCCTAAAACCGATTTCCCTATGCGGGGAAATCTTCCGAAAAACGAGCCCCTTCGCTATACCAAATGGTTTGAAGAGGGCGCCTACGATCGGATGAAAGCCAACCGTGAGGGGCGTAAGATGTTTACCCTCCACGACGGCCCTCCCTACGCCAACGGCGAGATCCACATCGGCCACGCCCTCAATAAGATCCTCAAAGACATCATCGTCAAACACCACTACTTCCAGGGTGAAGCGGTACGCTACACCCCGGGCTGGGATTGCCACGGCTTGCCCATCGAACAGAAGGTCGAGGAGCGCATCGGCAAAGCGAAAAAAGATGCGATGCCCGTCAGTGAGTTTCGGGCACTCTGCCGGGAGCATGCCGCCAAATACATCGAGATCCAAAAAGAGGGTTTCAAATCCCTGGGGGTCATCGGCGACTGGGAAAACCCCTACGTGACGATGGATTTCGCCTTCGAGGCCAACATTTACCGCACCCTCTGCGACGTGGCCAAAAAGGGACTGCTGGTGGAGCGCAACAAGCCGGTCTACTGGTCCTGGGCGGCCGAGAGCGCCCTGGCCGATGCCGAGGTGGAGTATAAGGACAAAGAGGATTACTCCATCTATGTCGCTTTCGAACTTTCCGACAAGGCCAAGGAGGAGCTGGATATCCACGGCAAAGCAGCGGTGGTGATCTGGACCACGACCCCCTGGACCCTGCCCGCCAATACCGGGATCGCCCTAGCGCCCGAAGAGAATTACGTGCTCACCGACGACGGGTACATCGTGGCCGAGAGCCGCTACGACGCCCTGATCGAGGAGGGAGTGGTCTCGGGCCACGCCGTGCGCAGATTCTCGGCCAAAGAGTTGGAGAACAAGCTGGCCATCAACCCCCTTAATGGCCGGCCCTCCCAGATCATCCTGGGCGAGCATGTGGAGCTCGACGGCGGGACCGGAGCGGTTCACACCGCCCCCGGCCACGGAGAGGATGACTATTTTGCCGGGCTCAAATACGGCTTGGAAGTCTTGATGCCGGTCGATGACCAGGGACGCTACGACGAGAGCATCGTAGGCCATCAGCTCCTCCCCGAGCCGGAGAAGTTCGTGGGGATGCATATCTTTGACGCCAACGAAAAGATTCTGGAACTCCTGGGGGACGCACTGCTCAAATCGAGCAAGTTCACCCACTCCTACCCCCACTGTTGGCGGACCAAGAAGCCGGTGATCTACCGGGCGACCAAGCAGTGGTTCATCGCGGTGGATGCCAAGCCGGAGGGGTCCGAAGAGACCCTGCGCGGCCTGGCGCTCAAGGGGATCAAGGAGACAACCTTCTACCCCGATTGGGGACGCAACCGCCTGCGCTCGATGGTTGAGGGGCGGCCCGACTGGTGTATCTCCCGCCAGCGTACCTGGGGAGTGCCCATCGCCTTTTTCCGGGTCAAAAAGACCAAAGAGGTGATCCTGGACGAAAAGGTGCTCAACTTCATCGCCGCCATCTTCGAGCGAGAGGGGTGCGACGCCTGGTACGACCGCCCCATCGAAGAGCTCCTCTATCCCGGCAGCGGCTACAAACCCGAAGAGCTGGAGAAGGTCAACGACATCCTCGACGTCTGGTTTGACAGCGGTTCGACCTGGAACGCCGTGCTCAAATCCCGCCGCTACGACGCCGGAGAATTCCCCGCCGATATGTATCTGGAGGGGAGCGACCAGCACCGGGGTTGGTTCCAGAGCTCTCTGCTGCTGAGTTCGGCGATCAATTTCCATCCCCCCTACCGCTCCATCCTCACCCACGGCTTCACCGTCGATGAGAACGGGGAGAAGATGTCCAAATCGAGGGGCAACGTCGTTGCGCCCCAGAAGGTCACCCAGCAGTTCGGTTCGGAAATCCTGCGGCTCTGGGTGGCGCTGAGCGACTATCAGAGCGACTTGAAGATCAGCGACGGCATCCTCAAGCAGACGGCAGAGCAGTATCGCAAGATCCGCAATACCTTCCGCTTCCTCTTGGCCAATGTCAACGATCTCAAGGCCCTGCGCCCCGTCGAAGAGCTGGGAGAGCTGGACCGCTGGATCCTCGCCGAAGCGGGCGAAGTCTTCGCCGAGGTCAAAGGCTCCTTCGACGCTTATGAATTCTCCCGGGGATTCTCACGGCTCAACAATTTCCTGACCAATGAGCTCAGCGGGATCTATATGGATATCTCCAAAGACCGGCTCTACTGTGACGCTCCCGACGCTCCCGGCCGCCGGGGTGCCCAGACGGCGATGGCGATGATCGCCCGCAGTATGCTGGCCCTGATCGCCCCCACGCTCACCTATACCGCCGACGAGGTGTTGGAGTATGCGCCGGCGGTGATCAAAGGGGAGTGGAACGACGTCTTCGATATGGAGTATACGCCGCTGCCCGAGCTGAGCAAGCCCTTCGACGACGGAGTGCTCCTGGCGGCCAGAGAAGCTTTCAGCGAAGCGGTGGACTGGCTCAAGAAGGAGAAGGTGATCAAAGCGACCCTGGAGCTGGCCATTGCCGGTCCGGTGGAGCAGTTACCGCTTCAGAATCCCAAGGATCTGGAAGATTGGTTCGTGGTCAGTGCCGTGGCACCGGAGTTGGAGACCGAAGAGTTGGGGAGTTTCAGTGTGGACGATCTGCGCTTTACGATCCATCGGGCTCCGGCACAGAAATGCCCCCGCTGCTGGCGCTACAGTTCTACCGGTGAAGAGAAGCTCTGCGAGCGCTGCGCCGAGGTGATGGATGCCTGA
- a CDS encoding nicotinamide-nucleotide amidohydrolase family protein yields MPRGLTLLYLGESLSAHPTLPAYLHRALAQKGLKPVRELRIKPLDPDLPLLLQKILEEPRGDLLIAATEESFALAGRILCTLGNEALETREGMLLPASAEAVEPDSYRYRLQGRAVNVLRLLPWQTLPPILLEPVAHRIYHFFTETDPLPEDLGIVDPLRESERLPQALRELALREVENLGIVPILPGWYRLELRGEESLDDLEASLAPWQEQMIPGPSLVESLIQYFSATGRKITFAESCTGGRLAATFTSEPGASDILEGSYVTYANRIKSGWLGVREETLRDYGAVSRECVLEMAAGARERVPADLAVAISGIAGPTGAVPGKPVGTVYLCLRDARGPHTARLQLHGDRNAIQDQSVLYALSFIVRNEKEKIFKFFSENS; encoded by the coding sequence ATGCCCCGTGGATTGACCCTGCTCTATCTTGGAGAATCCCTCTCCGCCCACCCGACCCTGCCTGCCTATCTGCACAGAGCTCTGGCACAAAAAGGACTGAAGCCTGTCCGGGAGCTCAGGATAAAACCCTTGGATCCCGATCTGCCTCTCCTGCTCCAAAAGATCCTGGAGGAACCCAGGGGGGATCTGTTGATCGCCGCCACGGAGGAGAGCTTCGCCCTGGCGGGCCGGATACTCTGCACCCTGGGCAATGAGGCCCTCGAGACCCGGGAGGGGATGCTCCTCCCCGCCTCCGCCGAAGCGGTAGAGCCCGACAGCTATCGCTACCGCCTCCAGGGACGCGCCGTCAACGTCCTGCGGCTCCTCCCCTGGCAAACTCTGCCGCCCATCCTCCTGGAGCCCGTCGCCCATCGCATCTATCACTTCTTCACCGAGACCGACCCGCTTCCCGAAGACCTGGGGATTGTCGACCCGCTGCGTGAATCCGAGCGACTTCCCCAGGCTTTGAGGGAATTGGCCTTGCGTGAAGTCGAAAATCTCGGCATCGTCCCGATCCTGCCGGGATGGTATCGCCTGGAACTCCGGGGGGAAGAGTCCCTCGATGATCTCGAAGCTTCCCTGGCCCCCTGGCAAGAGCAGATGATCCCGGGGCCCTCCCTCGTCGAATCCCTCATTCAATACTTTTCGGCGACCGGCCGCAAGATCACCTTCGCCGAGAGCTGCACCGGCGGACGCCTGGCTGCGACCTTTACCTCCGAACCCGGCGCTTCCGACATCCTGGAAGGAAGCTACGTCACCTATGCCAACCGGATCAAGAGCGGATGGCTGGGCGTCCGAGAGGAGACCCTGAGAGACTACGGCGCCGTGAGCCGGGAGTGCGTGCTGGAGATGGCGGCCGGAGCCAGAGAGCGAGTCCCCGCCGATCTCGCCGTCGCCATCAGCGGGATTGCCGGCCCCACGGGAGCCGTCCCGGGCAAACCGGTCGGCACCGTCTACCTCTGCCTTCGAGATGCCCGGGGGCCCCATACCGCCCGCCTGCAGCTCCACGGAGACCGCAACGCCATCCAGGATCAAAGCGTCCTCTACGCCCTCTCATTTATCGTGCGAAACGAAAAAGAAAAAATTTTCAAATTTTTTTCCGAAAACTCTTGA
- a CDS encoding NlpC/P60 family protein: MKKYYPALFLVALFLLLAGCGPKYDYTIHKPKVRYHKPHKEALKELLDDQLGKPYVWAEEGPDAFDCSGLVYYCYASMNMKHVPRVAREQAKVGKKVPVSGLKYGDLIFFDTTPRKTGQITHVGIYIGDGKFEHAANEKQGVKISSITSPYYRSRIRICRRWLPEEGPEGSFKPIAPIRIASTNAECKQCYSVPKKVTADHGRWFIQVGSFRGRPDPKWLAHITALGYDYRSVPGIQGMKRLLVGPFATREDAQQVLPNARHEFNPDAFIKEL; the protein is encoded by the coding sequence ATGAAAAAATATTATCCCGCGCTTTTTCTCGTCGCACTCTTCCTTCTCCTTGCCGGTTGCGGCCCCAAATACGACTACACCATCCACAAACCCAAGGTCCGCTACCACAAACCCCACAAAGAGGCGCTCAAAGAGCTCCTCGACGACCAACTGGGCAAACCCTATGTCTGGGCCGAAGAAGGGCCCGACGCCTTCGACTGCTCGGGGCTGGTCTACTACTGTTACGCCAGTATGAATATGAAGCACGTCCCCCGCGTCGCCCGGGAACAGGCCAAAGTGGGCAAAAAGGTCCCCGTCAGCGGGCTCAAATACGGCGACCTGATCTTCTTCGACACCACCCCCAGAAAGACCGGGCAGATTACCCACGTGGGGATTTATATCGGCGACGGAAAATTCGAGCATGCCGCCAACGAAAAACAGGGGGTCAAGATCAGTTCGATCACAAGCCCCTACTACCGTTCCCGTATCCGTATCTGCCGGCGCTGGCTCCCCGAGGAGGGCCCCGAGGGCAGCTTCAAACCCATCGCCCCGATCCGCATCGCCTCCACCAACGCCGAGTGCAAACAGTGCTACAGCGTGCCTAAGAAGGTCACTGCCGACCACGGCCGCTGGTTCATCCAGGTCGGCTCCTTCCGGGGCAGACCCGATCCCAAATGGCTCGCCCACATTACCGCCCTGGGCTACGACTACCGCTCGGTGCCGGGCATCCAGGGGATGAAACGCCTCCTCGTCGGCCCCTTCGCCACCCGCGAAGATGCACAGCAGGTCCTCCCCAACGCCCGACACGAGTTCAACCCCGACGCCTTCATCAAGGAGCTTTGA
- the queA gene encoding tRNA preQ1(34) S-adenosylmethionine ribosyltransferase-isomerase QueA, producing MKADELDWLTQSYDYTLPPKQIATQPVEPPDAARMLVFDRRDGSIHHARFRDLERFLPSETALFLNDTRVIKARLYGTKATGGRVELLLNKPLPDNEYLAMIRGRVREGTRLSFDEGLQAEVRALLPDGARRVRFYQEDKELDFSRLVEILERIGHVPLPPYMNREDTPEDTRHYQSLFAREAGAVAAPTASLHFTPEQLERLKSTHPCYTLTLHVGAGTFKPVESEKILEHPMHSEYFRIPPEAAEYLRGDAPLLAVGTTVTRTVEYFARTSRTEGECDLFLHPGNPPRRVNHLLTNFHLPKSTLIMLVSAFIGREKTLELYREAIREGYRFYSYGDAMLIL from the coding sequence ATGAAAGCTGACGAGCTTGATTGGCTGACCCAGAGTTACGACTATACCCTTCCCCCCAAGCAGATAGCCACTCAGCCCGTCGAACCTCCCGACGCCGCCCGGATGCTGGTCTTCGACCGGCGTGACGGGAGCATCCACCACGCCCGTTTCCGCGATCTGGAGCGCTTCCTCCCCTCTGAGACGGCGCTTTTCCTCAACGATACCCGGGTCATCAAAGCACGGCTCTACGGCACCAAAGCCACAGGCGGCCGCGTAGAGCTCCTGCTCAACAAGCCGCTGCCGGACAACGAATACCTGGCGATGATCCGGGGGCGGGTGCGTGAGGGGACGCGCCTGAGTTTCGATGAGGGGCTACAGGCCGAGGTGCGCGCCCTCCTGCCTGACGGTGCCCGCAGAGTGCGTTTCTATCAAGAGGACAAGGAGCTAGATTTTTCCCGTTTGGTAGAGATCCTGGAGCGCATCGGCCACGTGCCTCTGCCTCCTTATATGAACCGGGAGGATACCCCCGAAGATACTCGGCACTACCAGAGCCTCTTCGCCAGAGAGGCCGGGGCCGTCGCCGCCCCGACCGCATCGCTCCACTTCACCCCCGAGCAGCTGGAGCGTCTCAAAAGCACTCACCCCTGCTACACCCTCACCCTGCACGTGGGAGCCGGCACCTTCAAGCCCGTGGAAAGCGAAAAGATCCTCGAGCACCCCATGCATTCGGAATATTTCCGCATCCCTCCCGAGGCGGCGGAGTACCTGCGCGGCGACGCTCCCCTGCTCGCCGTGGGCACCACCGTCACCCGCACCGTGGAGTATTTCGCCCGCACGAGCCGTACCGAGGGGGAGTGTGATCTCTTTTTGCACCCGGGCAATCCTCCCCGGAGGGTCAACCACCTCCTGACCAATTTTCACCTGCCCAAGAGCACCCTCATCATGCTCGTCAGCGCTTTTATCGGGCGGGAAAAGACCCTCGAGCTTTACCGGGAAGCGATCCGAGAAGGGTACCGATTCTACAGCTACGGCGACGCCATGCTCATCCTCTAA
- a CDS encoding metal ABC transporter permease, which yields MTEIFHYTFMQNALLAGILVSLAAGIIGSLIVVNRLVFLTGGIAHSSYGGIGLAIYFSLPIFLGASLFTIATALLLAWLTFRRRHLSDTYIGMIWAVGMALGVIFVDLTPGYNVDLMSYLFGSILAVEHRDLWFMGLLLLGVLFFVHRWYRELLAISYDSEYAELRGIPSSRFYTLLLILSALTVVAAIKVVGLILVIALMTIPTHIAQHHSSTLYGMMIRSALLAALFTLAGLWLSYRYDLTSGACIILVGATGLIADALYRRFGPKAA from the coding sequence ATGACTGAAATCTTCCATTACACCTTTATGCAAAATGCCCTACTCGCCGGGATCCTGGTGAGCCTGGCCGCGGGGATCATCGGTTCGCTGATCGTCGTCAACCGCCTCGTTTTCCTCACCGGCGGCATCGCCCACAGCTCCTATGGGGGGATCGGCCTGGCGATCTATTTTTCCCTGCCCATCTTTCTGGGGGCTTCCCTCTTCACAATCGCCACGGCACTGCTGCTCGCCTGGCTCACCTTCCGCCGGCGCCATCTCAGCGATACCTATATCGGAATGATCTGGGCTGTGGGGATGGCCCTCGGGGTGATCTTCGTCGACCTGACGCCCGGCTATAACGTAGACCTCATGAGCTATCTCTTCGGCTCGATCCTGGCGGTGGAGCATCGGGACCTCTGGTTTATGGGCCTTTTGCTGCTGGGAGTACTCTTTTTCGTCCATCGCTGGTATCGGGAGCTACTGGCAATCAGCTACGATAGTGAATACGCCGAGCTTCGGGGCATCCCAAGCTCCCGCTTCTATACCCTGCTGCTGATCCTCTCGGCTCTCACCGTAGTTGCGGCCATAAAGGTCGTGGGATTGATCCTGGTGATCGCACTGATGACCATCCCCACCCATATCGCCCAGCACCACTCCTCCACTCTCTACGGCATGATGATCCGCTCGGCCCTGCTCGCTGCTCTCTTCACCCTGGCGGGCCTCTGGCTCAGCTACCGCTATGATCTCACCTCCGGGGCCTGCATCATCCTCGTCGGAGCCACCGGGTTGATCGCCGATGCCCTCTACCGGCGTTTCGGCCCGAAAGCCGCCTGA
- a CDS encoding metal ABC transporter solute-binding protein, Zn/Mn family, whose translation MRLLSLFLFTVLFLHAKLDIVVSIVPEKYFVRQIAGPYADITVMVPPGSSPHSYEPKPSQMRSISDADLYFAIGVEFEKAWLPRFLSQNPNLRVIDLSKAVQKIPMQSGHHHGKYEPTAHRHENEGLDPHIWLSVRNVEKMAPMIEKALESEDPGHASEYRKNLQAFEERLKALDRRIAAKLSHLPKRTAFMVVHPSWGYFARDYGLRQLPVQIEGKAPKPRQLMRLIDEAKRAKVRAIFVQPEFSDKSALVLAKELGIPVIKISPLSEDWEATLLKLAEAIAGPKAP comes from the coding sequence ATGCGATTGTTGTCTCTTTTTCTCTTCACTGTTTTATTCCTGCATGCAAAACTCGATATCGTCGTCAGCATCGTTCCTGAGAAATATTTCGTCAGACAGATCGCCGGGCCTTATGCCGACATCACCGTCATGGTCCCCCCGGGCAGTTCTCCCCACAGTTACGAACCCAAACCCTCCCAAATGCGCTCCATCAGCGATGCCGATCTCTATTTCGCCATCGGTGTAGAGTTCGAAAAAGCCTGGCTGCCCCGTTTTCTCTCCCAAAATCCGAATCTCAGGGTCATCGACCTCTCCAAAGCGGTCCAAAAGATCCCAATGCAAAGCGGGCACCATCACGGAAAATATGAACCTACAGCACACCGGCACGAGAACGAGGGTCTCGATCCCCACATCTGGCTCTCGGTGAGAAATGTGGAAAAGATGGCTCCGATGATCGAAAAGGCCCTGGAGAGCGAAGACCCCGGGCACGCAAGCGAATATCGCAAAAATCTCCAGGCTTTCGAAGAGCGTCTCAAAGCCCTGGATCGCCGTATCGCCGCCAAACTCTCTCATCTTCCCAAGAGAACCGCCTTTATGGTCGTGCACCCCTCCTGGGGATATTTCGCCCGGGATTACGGTCTACGCCAACTCCCCGTGCAGATCGAAGGCAAAGCGCCCAAGCCCCGACAGCTGATGAGACTGATCGACGAAGCCAAAAGGGCAAAGGTCCGCGCCATCTTCGTCCAACCCGAATTTTCCGACAAAAGCGCTTTGGTTCTCGCCAAAGAGTTGGGAATCCCTGTCATCAAAATCTCCCCCCTCTCCGAAGATTGGGAAGCCACACTGCTGAAGCTCGCCGAAGCGATCGCAGGACCGAAAGCACCATGA
- the galU gene encoding UTP--glucose-1-phosphate uridylyltransferase GalU, translating to MIRKCLFPAAGYGTRFLPATKATPKEMLPILTKPLIQYGVEEALAAGIHTMAIVTGRGKRAIEDHFDISYELEHQIKGTSKEPLLREIRDVIEHCTFSYTRQKEMKGLGHAILTGETLIGQEPFAVILADDLCDHEEGDPVLKQMVELFNRFRCSIVAIEEVPADQTHKYGIIAGEEIEEGIYRVQNMVEKPDPKKAPSNLAIIGRYILTPDIFDKIRRTKPGKGGEIQITDALLKQAGEGRVIAYRFKGRRFDCGSVDGFVEATNHFYEKYRAK from the coding sequence ATGATCCGAAAATGCCTCTTCCCGGCGGCGGGCTACGGGACCCGCTTTCTGCCGGCGACCAAAGCGACCCCCAAAGAGATGCTTCCCATCCTGACCAAGCCTCTGATCCAGTATGGAGTCGAAGAGGCCCTGGCGGCGGGGATTCACACGATGGCTATCGTCACCGGCCGGGGCAAGCGCGCCATCGAAGACCATTTCGATATCTCCTACGAGCTGGAGCATCAGATCAAAGGGACGAGCAAAGAGCCCCTTCTTCGTGAAATTCGTGACGTGATCGAGCATTGTACCTTCTCCTATACCCGACAAAAAGAGATGAAAGGGTTGGGACACGCCATTCTCACCGGAGAGACCCTGATTGGTCAGGAACCCTTTGCCGTGATCCTGGCCGATGACCTTTGTGATCACGAGGAAGGGGATCCGGTCCTCAAGCAGATGGTGGAGCTTTTCAACCGTTTTCGATGCTCCATCGTCGCCATCGAAGAGGTTCCTGCCGATCAGACCCACAAATACGGCATTATCGCCGGCGAAGAGATCGAAGAGGGGATCTATCGTGTGCAGAATATGGTGGAGAAGCCCGACCCCAAAAAGGCCCCAAGCAACCTGGCCATTATCGGCCGCTACATCCTTACTCCCGACATTTTTGACAAAATACGCCGAACGAAGCCCGGCAAAGGAGGGGAGATCCAAATCACCGATGCTTTGCTCAAGCAAGCGGGTGAGGGAAGGGTGATCGCCTACCGTTTCAAAGGCAGACGTTTCGATTGCGGATCGGTGGACGGATTCGTGGAAGCGACGAACCACTTTTATGAGAAGTACCGGGCTAAGTAG